A window of Rhodococcus sp. SGAir0479 contains these coding sequences:
- a CDS encoding Ppx/GppA phosphatase family protein: MTRVAAIDCGTNSIRLLVADADSSGRLTDVTRLMRIVRLGQGVDANGAFAPEAIERTRVALTEYADIIRDTGATAVRMVATSATRDAANREDFFAMTREVLGAVVPGAEAEVITGDEEARLSFAGAVGELDAAEGPFVVVDLGGGSTEVVLGDSAGVHAAFSADIGCVRITERCLHDDPPTGEQVSAAREFASERLAEAFARVPVEQARTWVGVAGTMTTLSAVAQDLPEYDAERVHLSRLSLDQVHEVAHRLVDMTHDQRAALGPMHPGRVDVIGGGAIVTAVLADELARRAGIGELVVSEHDILDGIAMSIPVDGS, from the coding sequence GTGACCCGGGTCGCGGCGATCGACTGCGGTACCAACTCGATCCGTCTCCTCGTCGCGGACGCCGACAGCAGTGGCCGGCTCACCGACGTGACCCGACTGATGCGGATCGTGCGGCTGGGCCAGGGTGTGGACGCCAACGGCGCGTTCGCTCCCGAGGCCATCGAGCGGACGCGAGTGGCGCTCACCGAGTACGCCGACATCATTCGCGACACCGGGGCCACGGCGGTGCGGATGGTCGCGACGTCGGCCACCCGGGACGCGGCCAACCGCGAGGACTTCTTCGCGATGACCCGCGAGGTGCTCGGTGCCGTGGTGCCCGGCGCCGAGGCCGAGGTCATCACCGGCGACGAGGAGGCCCGCCTGTCGTTCGCGGGCGCGGTCGGCGAGCTCGACGCCGCCGAGGGCCCGTTCGTCGTGGTCGACCTCGGCGGTGGATCCACCGAGGTGGTGCTCGGCGACAGCGCCGGCGTCCACGCCGCGTTCTCCGCCGACATCGGCTGCGTCCGAATCACCGAGCGTTGCCTGCACGACGACCCGCCGACCGGCGAACAGGTTTCTGCGGCACGCGAATTCGCGTCCGAGCGTCTTGCCGAGGCGTTTGCGCGGGTGCCGGTCGAGCAGGCGCGCACCTGGGTCGGCGTCGCCGGCACGATGACGACGCTCTCCGCGGTGGCGCAGGACCTGCCCGAGTACGACGCCGAGCGCGTCCACCTGTCGAGGCTGAGCCTCGACCAGGTGCACGAGGTGGCGCACCGCCTGGTCGACATGACCCACGACCAGCGCGCCGCCCTCGGCCCCATGCACCCGGGTCGGGTGGACGTCATCGGCGGCGGCGCCATCGTCACCGCTGTACTGGCGGACGAGCTCGCGCGCCGGGCCGGAATCGGTGAACTGGTCGTGAGCGAGCACGACATCCTGGACGGGATTGCAATGTCGATCCCGGTGGATGGGTCGTGA
- a CDS encoding MazG family protein, with protein MGREDARADEWRAGDALIEAALVMDRLWSFGGWEVTQTHDSLRPYLLEETYELLDAIQSGDPVSIREELGDLLLQVLFHSRIAQAAGEFTVDDVAATLVTKLAHRSPHLADDIVGPVDIAEQERAWEIRKAAEKARESCIDGIALQQPALALAEKVISRARKAGLPDELVPDELRVVRLGGATSAEDELRKATLRFVARIRAAESAAHADGVPWGGLGAECWRAYWRP; from the coding sequence ATGGGTCGGGAGGATGCGCGCGCCGACGAGTGGCGCGCCGGGGACGCGCTGATCGAGGCGGCCCTGGTCATGGACAGGTTGTGGAGCTTCGGCGGCTGGGAGGTGACGCAGACTCACGATTCGCTGCGTCCGTACCTGCTCGAGGAGACGTACGAGCTGCTCGACGCGATCCAGAGCGGCGACCCGGTCTCGATTCGGGAGGAACTCGGCGACCTGTTGCTGCAGGTCCTCTTCCACTCGCGGATCGCGCAGGCGGCGGGCGAGTTCACCGTCGACGACGTCGCGGCCACGCTGGTGACCAAGCTGGCGCACCGCAGCCCGCACCTGGCCGACGACATCGTCGGTCCGGTGGACATCGCCGAACAGGAGCGGGCGTGGGAGATCCGGAAGGCGGCCGAGAAGGCGCGCGAATCCTGCATCGACGGCATCGCACTGCAGCAGCCCGCCCTGGCGCTCGCCGAGAAGGTGATCTCGCGGGCACGCAAGGCGGGACTGCCCGACGAGTTGGTGCCCGACGAACTGCGGGTGGTGCGGCTGGGCGGCGCCACCAGCGCCGAGGACGAACTACGCAAGGCGACACTGCGATTCGTCGCCCGGATCCGCGCAGCCGAGTCCGCCGCGCACGCGGACGGGGTCCCGTGGGGCGGACTCGGGGCGGAGTGCTGGCGGGCCTACTGGCGGCCGTGA
- the efeO gene encoding iron uptake system protein EfeO: protein MRRTTSALALLAIAPLALAACTSKSAADDEAITVTATDSTCEVSADSGATGNTTFSITNNGSKVTEFYVYGDGDRVMGEVENVGPGLTRQLIVNLAEAGTYHTACKPGMVGDGLRTDFVVTGDSVAATDDDGRLAEAADGYKRYVDSQLSALQETAAAFVAAVKSGDLAAAKAQYPLTRTYYERIEPIAESFPDDLDPRIDLREVDVEPGWHWTGFHRLEKDLWVQGPQPDTAAIADQLLTDIQELADGIAAPDFAVDPIQVAGGAQTLLDEIARTKITGEEDIFSHTDLYDFQANADGSQAAIASLRPILDERSPELGARIDQRFADLDSELAQYRQGDGFVSYETVTEPQRQALSQKIDALSAEVSQVQGVVAGQ, encoded by the coding sequence GTGCGTCGTACGACCTCCGCGCTCGCCCTGCTCGCGATCGCTCCCCTCGCCCTCGCGGCCTGCACGTCGAAGTCGGCCGCCGACGACGAGGCGATCACGGTGACCGCCACCGACAGCACGTGCGAGGTGTCGGCGGACAGCGGCGCGACGGGCAACACCACGTTCTCGATCACCAACAACGGCTCCAAGGTCACCGAGTTCTACGTGTACGGCGACGGCGACCGGGTGATGGGCGAGGTCGAGAACGTGGGACCGGGGCTGACCCGTCAGCTGATCGTCAACCTCGCCGAGGCCGGGACTTACCACACCGCGTGCAAGCCCGGCATGGTCGGCGACGGTCTCCGCACCGACTTCGTCGTCACGGGCGACTCGGTGGCCGCCACCGACGACGACGGCCGGCTCGCCGAGGCCGCCGACGGCTACAAGCGGTACGTCGACAGCCAGCTGTCCGCGCTGCAGGAGACCGCGGCTGCGTTCGTGGCCGCGGTCAAGTCCGGCGATCTCGCGGCGGCGAAGGCGCAGTACCCGCTCACCCGGACGTACTACGAGCGCATCGAGCCGATCGCCGAGAGCTTCCCCGACGACCTCGACCCGCGCATCGACCTGCGCGAGGTGGACGTCGAGCCGGGCTGGCACTGGACCGGCTTCCACCGCCTCGAGAAGGATCTGTGGGTGCAGGGACCGCAGCCCGACACCGCCGCGATCGCCGACCAGCTCCTCACCGACATCCAGGAGCTCGCCGACGGCATCGCGGCGCCCGACTTCGCGGTCGACCCCATCCAGGTCGCCGGCGGCGCGCAGACGCTGCTCGACGAGATCGCGCGCACCAAGATCACCGGTGAGGAGGACATCTTCTCGCACACCGACCTGTACGACTTCCAGGCCAACGCGGACGGCTCGCAGGCCGCGATCGCGTCGTTGCGCCCGATCCTCGACGAGCGCAGCCCCGAGCTGGGCGCCCGGATCGACCAGCGGTTCGCCGACCTGGACAGCGAGCTCGCGCAGTACCGCCAGGGCGACGGCTTCGTCTCCTACGAGACCGTCACCGAGCCGCAGCGACAGGCCCTGTCGCAGAAGATCGACGCGTTGTCCGCGGAAGTGAGCCAGGTGCAGGGTGTCGTCGCCGGACAGTGA
- a CDS encoding DUF501 domain-containing protein has translation MSQPSVPQEDLDAVEAQLGRAPRGVLAIAYRCPDGQPGVVKTAPRLPDGTPFPTLYYLTDPRLTAEASRLESAGVMREMTERLGSDAELAAAYRRAHESYLAERDEIDSLGTDFTGGGMPERVKCLHVLIAHSLAKGPGVNPLGDEAVSLAAHGRLRGTAIPADWPEYTGPFSEEASE, from the coding sequence GTGAGCCAACCGTCCGTCCCCCAGGAAGACCTCGACGCGGTGGAGGCCCAGCTGGGCCGGGCCCCGCGCGGAGTGCTCGCGATCGCCTACCGGTGCCCGGACGGGCAGCCCGGCGTCGTCAAGACCGCCCCGCGTCTGCCCGACGGCACCCCCTTCCCGACCCTCTACTACCTCACCGATCCCCGGCTGACGGCGGAGGCGAGTCGCCTCGAGTCCGCCGGCGTGATGCGGGAGATGACCGAACGGCTCGGCTCCGACGCCGAGCTCGCCGCCGCGTACCGGCGGGCCCACGAGTCCTACCTGGCGGAGCGTGACGAGATCGATTCCCTGGGAACGGATTTCACGGGTGGCGGGATGCCGGAGCGGGTGAAGTGCCTGCACGTGCTCATCGCCCACTCGCTCGCGAAGGGACCGGGAGTCAACCCGCTCGGCGACGAAGCGGTGTCGCTGGCCGCGCACGGACGCCTGCGCGGCACCGCGATTCCCGCGGACTGGCCCGAGTACACGGGCCCGTTCAGCGAGGAGGCCTCCGAGTGA
- a CDS encoding ATP-binding cassette domain-containing protein, whose amino-acid sequence MVDAWSGTLVVVSHDLELLEHMEHTAELHDSRLEVFGGPYSEWKQHLEQEQAAATQAARSAQQALKVEQRQRIEAETKLARRERTAKKTQKDGGIPKILAGNRASRAQASAGTMRSTLDDKVDTARAAVDAATRRIRDEEHIHLVLPDPDVPRSRRLAELRDGERTVVVQGPERVALVGPNGAGKSTLVEHLVHGTTGDPDRVGGVLLTDRVGYLPQRLDNLDDAASALANVQAVASGTPAAGIRNQLARLLIRGNAADRPVATLSGGERFRVSLAKLLLADPPAQLLILDEPTNNLDVTSVEQLAEALDGYRGALLIVSHDYEFLSKVGIDVTVELDDAGRIAKHGDGSPS is encoded by the coding sequence ATGGTCGACGCGTGGTCCGGCACGCTCGTCGTCGTCAGCCACGACCTGGAACTGCTCGAGCACATGGAACACACCGCGGAGCTGCACGACAGCCGACTCGAGGTCTTCGGCGGCCCGTACAGCGAGTGGAAGCAGCACCTCGAGCAGGAGCAGGCGGCGGCTACCCAGGCGGCGCGGTCGGCCCAGCAGGCGCTCAAAGTGGAACAGCGCCAGCGCATCGAGGCCGAGACCAAACTGGCCCGCCGCGAACGCACCGCGAAGAAGACCCAGAAGGACGGCGGTATCCCGAAGATCCTCGCGGGAAACCGGGCCAGCCGCGCCCAGGCGTCCGCGGGGACGATGCGCTCGACGCTCGACGACAAGGTCGACACCGCCCGGGCCGCCGTCGACGCCGCGACCCGGCGGATACGCGACGAGGAACACATCCACCTGGTGCTCCCGGACCCGGACGTGCCGCGCAGCCGGCGTCTCGCCGAACTCCGGGACGGCGAACGCACCGTGGTGGTGCAGGGCCCCGAACGTGTCGCGCTCGTCGGCCCCAACGGCGCCGGCAAGTCGACCCTCGTCGAGCACCTCGTCCACGGCACCACCGGCGACCCGGACCGCGTCGGCGGGGTCCTGCTCACCGACCGCGTCGGCTACCTGCCGCAGCGGCTCGACAACCTCGACGACGCGGCGAGTGCTCTCGCGAACGTGCAGGCGGTCGCGTCCGGTACACCCGCCGCCGGGATCCGAAACCAGTTGGCGCGCCTGCTGATCCGGGGCAACGCCGCCGACCGGCCCGTGGCCACCCTGTCCGGGGGCGAACGTTTTCGCGTCTCACTCGCCAAGCTGCTGCTGGCCGATCCCCCGGCGCAACTGCTGATCCTCGACGAGCCGACCAACAACCTCGACGTCACCAGCGTCGAGCAGCTCGCCGAGGCGCTCGACGGCTACCGCGGCGCGCTGCTGATCGTCAGTCACGACTACGAGTTCCTCAGCAAGGTCGGGATCGACGTCACCGTGGAACTCGACGACGCGGGGCGGATCGCGAAGCACGGCGACGGCTCCCCGAGCTGA
- a CDS encoding GNAT family N-acetyltransferase has product MTDELDAQPEVHADTRRYEIRVGDTRAGFTEFVDSGDQRIFFHTEIDERFSGRGLASTLIRAALEDTVAHAKRIVPICPFVAGFVEKHHDFDDSLDPVTPEAQQTVRESRS; this is encoded by the coding sequence ATGACCGACGAACTCGACGCACAACCCGAGGTCCACGCCGACACCCGGCGCTACGAAATCCGTGTCGGCGACACACGGGCCGGTTTCACCGAATTCGTCGACAGCGGCGACCAGCGGATCTTCTTCCACACCGAGATCGACGAGCGCTTCTCCGGCCGCGGACTCGCCAGCACGCTGATCCGCGCGGCCCTCGAGGACACCGTCGCCCACGCGAAGCGGATCGTGCCGATCTGCCCGTTCGTGGCCGGGTTCGTCGAGAAGCACCACGACTTCGACGACTCCCTCGACCCGGTGACCCCGGAGGCACAGCAGACGGTGCGCGAGTCCCGGAGCTGA
- a CDS encoding lytic transglycosylase domain-containing protein → MDAVTRRSATTDEAPPGYRPAPLPTPRPPRPRRRFRTFLVATSSVLVGIAVVTVASRLDEFDQRAPRIEIPDGIPPGPGAPLPPIDVNAPGRSATQLRDWAAPLSEAVAVSPTALEAYGYAAAVMAQSRPECGIGWTTLAGIASVESKHGTYRGASVADDGLVSPPIRGIPLDGAPGVEEIPDTDGGTMDGDATHDRAMGPLQFIPETWKRWGVDANGDGIADPDNIDDAALTAARYLCARGGDLTTEDGWRTALMAYNLSGEYLLDVRERAAAYSVGVRR, encoded by the coding sequence ATGGACGCCGTGACGAGACGATCCGCGACCACCGACGAGGCGCCCCCGGGCTACCGCCCGGCGCCGCTGCCGACCCCGCGACCGCCCCGCCCACGACGCCGGTTCCGGACGTTCCTGGTCGCGACCTCCTCGGTGCTGGTGGGCATCGCGGTCGTCACCGTCGCGTCGCGGCTCGACGAGTTCGACCAGCGCGCGCCGCGGATCGAGATCCCCGACGGGATCCCGCCCGGGCCGGGCGCCCCGCTGCCGCCGATCGACGTGAACGCACCCGGCCGCAGCGCGACCCAGCTGCGGGACTGGGCAGCGCCGCTGTCGGAAGCGGTGGCCGTCTCGCCCACCGCGCTCGAGGCGTACGGGTACGCCGCCGCCGTGATGGCGCAGTCCCGGCCGGAGTGCGGCATCGGCTGGACGACCCTCGCCGGCATCGCCTCGGTCGAGAGCAAGCACGGCACCTACCGCGGCGCGAGCGTGGCCGACGACGGTCTCGTCAGCCCGCCGATCCGGGGCATTCCGCTCGACGGCGCGCCGGGTGTGGAGGAGATCCCGGACACCGACGGCGGAACGATGGACGGCGACGCCACCCACGACCGGGCCATGGGCCCGCTGCAGTTCATTCCCGAGACGTGGAAACGGTGGGGCGTGGACGCGAACGGTGACGGGATCGCCGATCCCGACAACATCGACGACGCGGCGCTCACCGCCGCGCGGTACCTCTGCGCACGGGGTGGCGATCTGACCACCGAGGACGGCTGGCGTACGGCGCTGATGGCCTACAACCTGTCCGGGGAGTATCTGCTCGACGTCCGCGAGCGGGCGGCGGCATACTCGGTGGGAGTCCGAAGGTGA
- the efeU gene encoding iron uptake transporter permease EfeU, producing the protein MSVLAAGATAPSIATQLFGSGLIGVREGLETGIVVMILVAFLVKAGRRDALKWVWTGVGAAVAMVAVIFGVIHFGTSTVTGMAAELISGLASLVAVAIVTAMVLWMRTAASSISGQLRAGLDRALAVGPAAVAAMAFFAVGREGVETALLLVGYAENAAGSAWPLVGLLLGIVVAAVVTVLLYVGAVRIDFARFFRYTGVFLVVVAAGILAYGVRALQIAGWLPGGSTMAFDISSVFDTSSWYGTVLQGIFNFRPDPTVLQVVAWVAYLVVVLPLFLRPVRPRSAAARSASDPTDTSVVPS; encoded by the coding sequence GTGTCAGTCCTCGCCGCCGGCGCGACCGCGCCGTCCATCGCGACACAGCTGTTCGGCAGCGGGCTGATCGGTGTCCGCGAGGGCCTCGAGACGGGCATCGTCGTGATGATCCTCGTGGCGTTCCTCGTGAAGGCGGGCCGTCGCGACGCGCTCAAGTGGGTCTGGACCGGCGTCGGCGCCGCGGTGGCGATGGTCGCGGTGATCTTCGGCGTCATCCACTTCGGCACCTCGACGGTGACGGGGATGGCGGCCGAGCTGATCAGCGGACTGGCGTCCCTCGTCGCCGTCGCGATCGTCACCGCCATGGTGCTGTGGATGCGTACCGCCGCCTCCTCCATCTCCGGGCAACTGCGGGCCGGGCTGGACCGAGCGCTGGCCGTCGGCCCCGCCGCCGTCGCCGCAATGGCCTTCTTCGCGGTGGGCCGCGAGGGTGTCGAGACCGCACTGCTGCTGGTGGGCTACGCCGAGAACGCGGCCGGCAGCGCGTGGCCGCTCGTCGGGCTGCTCCTGGGCATCGTCGTCGCCGCCGTCGTCACCGTGCTGCTGTACGTGGGTGCGGTGCGGATCGATTTCGCGCGCTTCTTCCGCTACACCGGCGTCTTCCTCGTCGTCGTCGCGGCGGGCATCCTGGCGTACGGCGTGCGCGCCCTGCAGATCGCCGGGTGGTTACCGGGCGGATCGACGATGGCGTTCGACATCTCGTCCGTCTTCGACACCTCCAGCTGGTACGGCACGGTGCTGCAGGGCATCTTCAACTTCCGCCCCGACCCCACCGTCCTCCAGGTGGTCGCCTGGGTGGCGTACCTGGTGGTCGTGCTGCCGCTGTTCCTCCGTCCGGTCCGGCCCCGGTCCGCCGCGGCACGGTCCGCGTCGGACCCCACCGACACGTCCGTCGTCCCGTCCTGA
- a CDS encoding DUF4190 domain-containing protein — protein MPTHPGSTGRQDGPTQPNYEQTPPGYAQMPPGYAPASPGYAPMPGPERNGLGLAALILGIVGLLFCLVPLTGFIGLILGVTGLALGLAGLSRVRKGQASNKKTAVSGVVLSVLAVVGGIIGIVIVFTAVDQLGDDLNDISNDLDSYTECIDRADTPAEMSACN, from the coding sequence GTGCCGACACATCCGGGAAGTACCGGCCGCCAGGACGGACCGACGCAGCCGAACTACGAGCAGACGCCGCCCGGTTACGCGCAGATGCCCCCCGGCTACGCGCCGGCGTCACCGGGCTATGCCCCGATGCCCGGTCCGGAGCGCAACGGGCTGGGCTTGGCGGCGCTCATTCTCGGCATTGTCGGCCTGCTGTTCTGCCTCGTCCCGTTGACCGGTTTCATCGGGCTGATCCTCGGGGTGACGGGTCTGGCGCTCGGTCTTGCCGGCCTGAGTCGGGTACGAAAGGGGCAGGCCAGCAACAAGAAGACTGCGGTGTCGGGCGTCGTGCTCAGTGTGCTCGCCGTCGTCGGTGGGATCATCGGCATCGTCATCGTCTTCACTGCCGTCGATCAGTTGGGGGACGACCTCAACGACATCTCCAACGACCTCGACAGCTACACCGAGTGCATCGACCGGGCCGACACCCCGGCGGAGATGAGCGCCTGCAACTGA
- a CDS encoding FtsB family cell division protein, with the protein MDHHSAAGSGSADPAAGAAPPRARTARRTGRSAPSARSERTFFGLSTGRAVVLAVVVCALALTLAVPLRTYLSQRSEADRLATEQVELEQQLDELQRQKEQIDDPAWIESQGRERLGLVRPGETPYKVQLPGDYKPPVKDAPPPPPSTGAWHSDLWQKLTGPLPTVEPEADNAPVAPAVPAPAPEEPGVPTG; encoded by the coding sequence GTGGATCATCACTCCGCGGCCGGATCGGGTTCCGCCGATCCGGCCGCCGGGGCAGCGCCGCCGCGTGCCCGGACCGCCCGCCGGACGGGGCGATCGGCGCCCTCGGCGAGATCCGAGCGCACCTTCTTCGGGCTCTCCACCGGCCGCGCCGTCGTGCTCGCCGTGGTCGTCTGCGCGTTGGCGCTGACGCTCGCGGTGCCGCTGCGGACATACCTCTCGCAGCGGTCCGAGGCCGACCGGCTGGCGACCGAACAGGTGGAGCTCGAGCAGCAGCTCGACGAGCTGCAGCGACAGAAGGAACAGATCGACGATCCCGCGTGGATCGAGTCGCAGGGCCGTGAACGGCTGGGACTGGTGCGGCCGGGGGAGACGCCGTACAAGGTCCAGTTGCCGGGCGACTACAAACCGCCGGTCAAGGACGCGCCGCCTCCGCCGCCGTCCACCGGGGCATGGCACAGCGACCTGTGGCAGAAGCTCACCGGGCCGCTGCCCACCGTCGAACCAGAAGCAGACAATGCGCCGGTGGCCCCCGCGGTGCCGGCCCCCGCACCAGAAGAACCAGGAGTACCCACCGGGTGA
- the eno gene encoding phosphopyruvate hydratase has protein sequence MAIIEQVGAREILDSRGNPTVEVEVLLEDGSFARAAVPSGASTGEHEAVELRDGGDRYLGKGVEKAVEAVLGEIAPAIIGLDATEQRTVDQALLDTDGTPDKSRLGANALLGASLAVARAGAETSGLDLFRYVGGPNAHVLPVPMMNILNGGAHADTGVDVQEFMVAPIGAATFKESLRWGAEVYHSLKAVLKQKGLSTGLGDEGGFAPDVAGTREALDLISEAIAKTGLKLGSDVTLALDVAATEFYTDGTGYKFEGKIRTAEEMGAFYAELLGQYPLVSIEDPLSEDDWDGWVALTEQIGNKIQLVGDDLFVTNPERLEEGIAKGAANALLVKVNQIGTLTETLDAVDLAHRNGYKTMMSHRSGETEDTTIADLAVAVGSGQIKTGAPARSERVAKYNQLLRIEELLGDAARYAGETAFPRFVFEGAAN, from the coding sequence GTGGCCATCATTGAGCAGGTCGGAGCTCGCGAGATCCTCGATTCCCGTGGCAACCCCACGGTGGAGGTCGAGGTGCTGCTCGAGGACGGCAGCTTCGCTCGCGCTGCTGTTCCGTCCGGCGCTTCCACCGGCGAGCACGAGGCCGTCGAGCTGCGTGACGGCGGCGACCGCTACCTGGGCAAGGGTGTCGAGAAGGCCGTCGAGGCCGTCCTCGGCGAGATCGCGCCGGCCATCATCGGTCTGGACGCCACCGAGCAGCGCACCGTCGATCAGGCGCTGCTCGACACGGACGGCACCCCGGACAAGTCGCGGTTGGGCGCCAACGCGTTGCTCGGTGCGTCGCTGGCCGTCGCCCGCGCCGGTGCGGAGACCTCCGGCCTGGACCTGTTCCGCTACGTCGGTGGACCCAACGCCCACGTCCTGCCCGTGCCGATGATGAACATCCTCAACGGTGGCGCGCACGCCGACACCGGCGTCGACGTCCAGGAGTTCATGGTCGCGCCCATCGGTGCGGCCACCTTCAAGGAGTCGCTGCGCTGGGGCGCCGAGGTGTACCACTCGCTCAAGGCCGTGCTCAAGCAGAAGGGTCTGTCGACGGGCCTCGGTGACGAGGGTGGCTTCGCGCCCGACGTCGCCGGCACCCGCGAGGCGCTGGACCTGATCAGCGAGGCCATCGCGAAGACCGGCCTCAAGCTGGGCTCGGACGTCACGCTGGCGCTCGACGTCGCGGCCACCGAGTTCTACACCGACGGCACCGGCTACAAGTTCGAGGGCAAGATCCGCACCGCCGAGGAGATGGGCGCGTTCTACGCCGAGCTGCTCGGCCAGTACCCGCTGGTCTCGATCGAGGATCCGCTGAGCGAGGACGACTGGGACGGCTGGGTCGCGCTCACCGAGCAGATCGGCAACAAGATCCAGCTCGTCGGCGACGACCTGTTCGTCACCAACCCCGAGCGTCTCGAGGAGGGCATCGCCAAGGGCGCTGCCAACGCGCTGCTCGTCAAGGTCAACCAGATCGGCACCCTGACCGAGACGCTCGACGCCGTCGACCTCGCACACCGCAACGGCTACAAGACCATGATGAGCCACCGCTCGGGCGAGACCGAGGACACCACGATCGCCGATCTGGCCGTCGCCGTCGGCAGCGGTCAGATCAAGACCGGTGCCCCGGCCCGCAGCGAGCGCGTCGCGAAGTACAACCAGCTGCTGCGTATCGAGGAGCTCCTCGGCGACGCCGCCCGCTACGCGGGCGAGACGGCCTTCCCGCGCTTCGTGTTCGAGGGTGCCGCCAACTGA
- the efeB gene encoding iron uptake transporter deferrochelatase/peroxidase subunit — MSSPDSDQQPPTDRTQSRPGLSRRRLFGAVGAGAVLAGAGVAAGRLTAPETSGAGSAAEVVPFRGAHQAGIVTPAQDRMHFVAFDVVTDSRDELVAMLKKWTEMAARMTAGEEAAEDGAIGAGEYSPPTDTGEALDLHASKLTLTIGFGPSLFDTNGEDRFGIADKRPAALADLPKFTGDALEPARSGGDIAIQACADDPQVAVHAVRNLARVGFGVVAVRWSQLGFGRTSSTSTSQKTPRNLFGFKDGTRNIKAEDPATLAEHVWVDPQDDQAWMAGGSYLVARRIRMLIEPWDRTTLHEQERVFGRSKGSGAPLGRKDEFDDLQLDAKGAGGRPVIDRDAHVRLASAEELGGIQILRRGYNFTDGTDGFGHLDAGLFFIAYCRDPQKQFVPMQQNLARNDALNEYIKHVGSAVFAVPPGLGDGDFWGSTLFGA; from the coding sequence GTGTCGTCGCCGGACAGTGACCAGCAGCCCCCCACGGACCGGACGCAATCGCGGCCGGGCCTGTCCCGACGTCGCCTGTTCGGCGCCGTCGGGGCGGGGGCCGTGCTCGCGGGAGCGGGTGTCGCGGCCGGAAGGCTGACGGCGCCCGAGACGTCGGGCGCGGGGTCGGCCGCCGAAGTCGTGCCGTTCCGCGGCGCGCACCAGGCCGGCATCGTCACGCCCGCGCAGGACCGAATGCATTTCGTCGCGTTCGACGTCGTCACCGACTCGCGAGACGAGCTGGTGGCGATGCTGAAGAAGTGGACCGAGATGGCGGCGCGGATGACCGCCGGCGAGGAGGCCGCCGAGGACGGCGCGATCGGTGCCGGCGAGTACAGCCCGCCGACGGACACCGGCGAGGCTCTCGACCTGCACGCGTCGAAGCTGACGCTGACCATCGGCTTCGGTCCGTCGCTGTTCGACACCAACGGCGAGGACCGGTTCGGGATCGCGGACAAACGCCCCGCCGCGTTGGCGGATCTGCCCAAGTTCACCGGCGACGCACTCGAACCGGCGCGCTCGGGCGGCGACATCGCGATCCAGGCGTGCGCCGACGACCCGCAGGTGGCCGTCCACGCGGTGCGCAACCTCGCCCGGGTGGGATTCGGTGTGGTGGCGGTGCGGTGGTCGCAGCTCGGGTTCGGACGCACCTCCTCCACCTCGACGAGCCAGAAGACGCCCCGGAACCTGTTCGGGTTCAAGGACGGAACCCGCAACATCAAGGCCGAGGACCCGGCCACGCTGGCGGAGCACGTGTGGGTGGACCCGCAGGACGACCAGGCGTGGATGGCCGGCGGCTCCTACCTCGTCGCCCGACGGATCCGGATGCTCATCGAACCCTGGGATCGCACCACCCTCCACGAGCAGGAGCGGGTGTTCGGGCGCAGCAAGGGCAGCGGTGCGCCACTGGGCCGCAAGGACGAGTTCGACGACCTCCAGCTCGACGCCAAGGGCGCCGGCGGCAGGCCGGTGATCGACAGGGACGCGCACGTGCGGCTCGCGTCCGCGGAGGAGCTCGGCGGAATCCAGATTCTGCGACGTGGCTACAACTTCACCGACGGCACGGACGGTTTCGGCCACCTCGACGCCGGGCTGTTCTTCATCGCGTACTGCCGCGACCCGCAGAAGCAGTTCGTGCCGATGCAGCAGAACCTCGCCCGCAACGACGCGTTGAACGAGTACATCAAGCACGTCGGGTCCGCGGTGTTCGCCGTGCCGCCGGGCCTCGGCGACGGCGACTTCTGGGGTTCGACGCTGTTCGGTGCCTGA